A stretch of the Catalinimonas alkaloidigena genome encodes the following:
- a CDS encoding ABC transporter ATP-binding protein — protein sequence MENPPWGLVIRQVSKTYRTNRFPTGTSRTGRHRTDGPAGGVHALHQVSLEIPPGLFGLLGPNGAGKSTLMRTLATLQEPDEGQLFLGDIDIVHQKAAVRQTLGYLPQEFGVYPKSSAEELLDYFAVLKGITHRAARRETTAALLKQTNLWDQRKQKLGGYSGGMRQRFGVAVALLGNPRLLIVDEPTAGLDPAERVRFLNLLSELGERSVVILSTHLVADVAELCTNMAIINRGQILLKARPQDARGALKGRIWRQVIEQTAFPALAQEHRIISAKRLSGRTLVHVYSPQRPCNGFEAVEPELEDVYFSALAGCIGPTHQQPTSEGIVR from the coding sequence ATGGAAAATCCCCCGTGGGGCCTGGTGATCCGCCAGGTCTCCAAAACCTATAGAACCAATCGATTCCCAACCGGTACATCCCGAACCGGCCGGCACCGCACTGACGGACCGGCCGGTGGGGTGCACGCCTTGCACCAGGTATCGCTTGAGATTCCGCCGGGCCTATTTGGGCTGCTGGGGCCGAACGGCGCCGGTAAATCGACCCTCATGCGCACGCTCGCTACGCTGCAGGAACCCGACGAGGGACAACTCTTTTTGGGTGACATTGACATCGTGCACCAGAAGGCAGCGGTACGCCAGACCTTGGGCTACCTTCCTCAGGAGTTCGGGGTGTACCCCAAGTCCAGTGCGGAGGAATTGCTCGACTACTTCGCGGTGCTGAAAGGCATTACCCACCGGGCAGCACGGCGAGAAACCACCGCGGCCTTACTCAAACAAACGAATTTGTGGGACCAGCGCAAGCAGAAGCTGGGCGGCTACTCCGGCGGCATGCGGCAACGCTTCGGAGTGGCGGTGGCCTTGCTGGGCAACCCCCGATTGTTGATTGTCGACGAACCCACGGCGGGCCTGGACCCGGCCGAACGCGTGCGCTTCCTCAATCTGCTGAGCGAATTAGGGGAAAGGAGTGTCGTGATTCTCTCCACGCACCTGGTGGCGGATGTGGCAGAATTGTGTACGAACATGGCCATCATCAACAGAGGACAAATTCTGTTGAAGGCCCGGCCACAGGACGCGAGGGGTGCCCTCAAAGGCCGGATCTGGCGGCAAGTGATCGAACAAACGGCGTTCCCTGCGCTGGCGCAGGAGCACCGGATCATTTCGGCCAAGCGACTGAGTGGTCGCACCTTGGTGCATGTGTACAGCCCGCAAAGACCCTGTAACGGGTTTGAAGCGGTGGAGCCGGAGCTGGAGGATGTCTATTTCAGTGCTCTGGCGGGCTGCATCGGCCCGACCCATCAACAACCGACATCAGAAGGGATCGTGCGATGA
- a CDS encoding ABC transporter permease/M1 family aminopeptidase: MKLQRIFALEFGYQFRQVSTWLYFGVVLGLAYLVVLGNYRYDAQDGYFLLNAPIVIYSVTVICCVLWLLIGASVAGDAAARDVQTRMHALTYTAPVSKAAYLGGRFTAALALNGLVVLAIPAGLLLALYVAEVEAELLGPFRATAYLTSFFFLVLPNIFFATAIQFAWAALSRRAIGSYLGGAVLFAAAFVLGQGLQDAGEWGNLIDPMGFTQVMGNQLTWSPLELNTRLLRLEGTFLTNRLLWLGISLSLLLLTYFRFRFEVPASRPQQQPATGGQPVVVIRASLAWETAETLPRVKGTFGWATQRRQLRLITWKSFLQLAKHWTGLPLLAVLALMAGLTLPNNLKGQGVPLLPRTDFLLENLTAPLTQPEPFWIIITLLTLFYAGELVWRERETGLSEIAHAAPVPEGVLFLGRLLALAGMLGVWLAFLMLAGLVAQATIGGVRAEIGLYVQVLFGLQFVDCLLMALLAFVVQVLVNQKFVGYLVSLLVYGCIAFAPILGMEHKLLIYGASPRWTYTDMAGFGPTLAPWLWFKAYWVAWAGWLAVVAVLFWVRGREGNSASRLRLAHRRFTGTVAGVAAVATGGLLVAGGFVFYHTNVRRNYTNASAAAAQRAAYEQLYRQYLHVPQPLLTGVNLQVEIYPQQRRVVIQGTYLLVNHQHISIDSIHLGTGADVETSALDFDRPFQEVRVDKELRHRIYALTNSLTPGDSLHLRFRVTYQAQGFSNQGADAQVVENGTHFRNIEWLPVIGYQPYRELDEAGARQAHGLPPRPATASLYDTAARRYAPFAEQIRFEAIVGTEADQQVVAPGTLRRTWTQAGRRYVQYATDTPIRNEFSIFSARYAVQEGTWQPTSARPVQAVALQIYYPPGGTDNPARMVRSAQASLDYYTKQFGPYPHRQLRFVAHPSYHFGHHAAPIDISAAEGFFLLNPKQDERGFDLVTAVVAHEVAHQWWGNQLKQAYVEGAGLITESLAWYSAMGVLEDHYGTEHLQRLLKYLREANETPRTRAALPLLQAQDGYQMYRKGPLALYALSQYIGRDRVNGALRTLLANHRPGRVPHPTSLDLYRELQAVTPDSLQPLLHDLFAANTFWELAMESATAKPGPGGTWQVTLTLQAGKRVVDSAGTETERPMKEWVELGVFAPAEGGQEAGRPLYLQKHLISSGQQTIVLTVPDRPAQVCIDPRQLLIEWQVTDNHKRVESTP, translated from the coding sequence ATGAAGTTGCAACGGATTTTTGCACTGGAATTCGGGTACCAGTTCCGGCAGGTCTCGACCTGGCTCTACTTCGGGGTGGTGCTGGGGTTGGCGTATCTGGTTGTTTTGGGCAACTACCGTTACGACGCACAAGACGGGTATTTCTTGCTCAACGCGCCCATCGTGATTTACTCGGTCACGGTGATCTGCTGCGTGCTGTGGCTGTTGATCGGCGCCTCAGTGGCGGGCGACGCGGCGGCCCGCGACGTGCAGACGCGCATGCATGCGCTTACCTACACTGCACCCGTCAGCAAAGCAGCCTACCTGGGCGGGCGGTTTACCGCCGCCCTCGCCCTCAACGGGCTCGTGGTCCTGGCCATCCCGGCGGGTCTCCTGCTGGCCCTGTACGTTGCGGAGGTGGAGGCCGAACTGCTGGGTCCGTTCCGAGCGACGGCCTACCTGACCAGCTTCTTCTTTCTGGTGTTGCCCAACATCTTTTTTGCCACCGCCATTCAGTTCGCGTGGGCGGCGCTCAGCCGTCGGGCCATCGGCAGCTACCTGGGGGGGGCGGTCCTGTTCGCGGCGGCCTTTGTGCTGGGACAGGGGCTGCAGGACGCGGGGGAATGGGGAAACCTGATCGACCCCATGGGCTTCACGCAGGTGATGGGCAATCAGCTCACGTGGAGCCCACTGGAACTGAACACACGCCTGCTCCGGCTGGAGGGCACCTTTCTCACCAACCGCCTTCTGTGGCTCGGCATTTCGCTGAGCCTCCTGCTGTTAACGTATTTTCGGTTTCGGTTCGAGGTACCTGCATCCCGCCCGCAACAGCAACCGGCCACCGGGGGACAACCAGTGGTCGTGATTCGGGCGTCCTTGGCTTGGGAAACTGCGGAGACGCTGCCGCGAGTCAAGGGAACGTTTGGATGGGCCACGCAACGGCGCCAATTGCGTTTGATCACCTGGAAGAGCTTTCTTCAGCTTGCTAAACACTGGACCGGTCTTCCCCTGCTGGCCGTCCTGGCCCTGATGGCAGGCTTGACCCTGCCCAACAACCTGAAAGGCCAAGGGGTCCCCCTCCTGCCCCGCACCGACTTTCTCCTCGAGAATCTGACCGCACCCCTGACGCAGCCGGAGCCGTTCTGGATCATCATCACCCTGCTCACCCTTTTCTACGCCGGGGAGCTGGTGTGGCGAGAGCGCGAAACCGGCCTGAGCGAGATCGCCCACGCGGCACCTGTACCGGAAGGAGTACTGTTCCTGGGTCGGTTGCTGGCGCTGGCGGGGATGCTAGGGGTATGGCTGGCGTTCCTGATGCTGGCCGGACTGGTGGCGCAGGCGACCATTGGCGGCGTCAGGGCGGAGATAGGCCTGTACGTGCAAGTCCTATTCGGACTGCAGTTCGTCGATTGCCTGCTCATGGCCCTGCTGGCCTTCGTCGTGCAGGTGCTGGTAAACCAGAAGTTTGTAGGGTACCTGGTGTCGCTGCTGGTTTACGGATGTATTGCCTTCGCACCTATCCTGGGCATGGAACACAAGCTGCTGATTTACGGGGCCAGCCCCCGCTGGACGTATACCGACATGGCCGGCTTTGGCCCGACGCTGGCGCCCTGGCTGTGGTTTAAAGCCTACTGGGTCGCGTGGGCCGGGTGGCTGGCAGTGGTAGCGGTTCTGTTCTGGGTGCGGGGCCGCGAAGGAAATAGTGCCTCGCGGCTTCGGCTGGCCCATCGGCGGTTCACGGGTACTGTGGCCGGGGTAGCGGCGGTGGCGACCGGTGGCCTCCTGGTGGCGGGTGGTTTTGTTTTCTACCACACGAACGTGCGGCGCAACTACACCAACGCCTCCGCTGCCGCGGCGCAACGGGCAGCCTACGAGCAGCTCTACCGCCAATACCTGCACGTCCCCCAACCCCTGCTGACCGGCGTGAACCTCCAGGTAGAAATCTATCCTCAGCAGCGGAGGGTCGTGATCCAGGGCACGTACCTGCTGGTGAATCACCAACACATCTCTATCGACTCGATTCACTTAGGAACGGGGGCGGATGTGGAAACTAGCGCGCTCGACTTTGATCGGCCCTTTCAGGAGGTGCGGGTGGACAAGGAGCTGCGCCACCGCATCTACGCCCTGACCAATTCTCTCACCCCCGGAGATTCGTTGCACCTCCGTTTTCGGGTTACCTACCAGGCGCAGGGCTTCTCCAACCAGGGCGCCGACGCGCAGGTGGTGGAAAATGGCACCCACTTCCGGAATATAGAGTGGCTTCCCGTCATCGGGTACCAGCCGTATCGGGAGCTGGACGAGGCCGGCGCCCGACAGGCGCATGGCCTGCCCCCCCGGCCCGCCACCGCCTCGCTCTACGACACGGCGGCCCGTCGGTACGCCCCGTTTGCCGAGCAGATCCGCTTTGAGGCCATTGTGGGAACGGAAGCCGACCAGCAGGTGGTGGCACCGGGCACGTTACGCCGGACCTGGACCCAGGCGGGCCGCCGCTACGTTCAGTACGCGACGGATACGCCCATCCGCAACGAATTCTCCATTTTCTCGGCCCGTTATGCCGTGCAGGAAGGGACCTGGCAACCCACCTCAGCACGCCCGGTGCAGGCGGTGGCCCTCCAGATCTACTATCCCCCCGGGGGGACGGACAACCCGGCGCGAATGGTTCGGAGTGCACAGGCCTCACTGGATTACTATACCAAGCAGTTTGGTCCCTACCCGCACCGCCAACTCCGCTTTGTGGCCCATCCGAGCTATCACTTCGGCCACCACGCCGCCCCCATTGACATCTCGGCGGCGGAAGGCTTTTTCCTACTGAACCCGAAGCAGGATGAGCGGGGCTTTGATCTGGTGACAGCCGTGGTAGCGCACGAGGTGGCGCACCAGTGGTGGGGCAACCAACTCAAACAAGCGTATGTAGAAGGCGCCGGCCTGATTACCGAAAGCCTGGCGTGGTACTCGGCCATGGGCGTACTGGAAGACCATTATGGTACCGAGCACTTGCAGCGGCTCCTGAAGTACCTGCGGGAAGCAAACGAAACGCCGCGTACCCGGGCCGCCCTGCCGCTGCTGCAGGCCCAGGACGGGTACCAGATGTACCGCAAAGGGCCCTTAGCGCTGTACGCGTTGAGCCAGTACATAGGCCGGGACCGGGTAAACGGAGCCCTCCGAACGTTGCTGGCGAACCACCGCCCGGGAAGAGTTCCCCATCCCACGTCGCTGGATCTCTACCGGGAGCTGCAGGCGGTCACGCCGGATTCGCTTCAGCCGCTGCTGCACGACCTGTTCGCGGCCAACACCTTCTGGGAGCTGGCGATGGAAAGCGCCACTGCCAAACCGGGTCCAGGGGGCACCTGGCAGGTAACGCTTACCCTACAGGCCGGCAAACGGGTCGTGGACAGCGCCGGCACCGAGACGGAACGACCCATGAAGGAGTGGGTGGAACTCGGGGTCTTCGCCCCGGCCGAGGGGGGACAGGAGGCAGGCAGGCCACTCTATCTGCAGAAGCACCTGATCTCATCCGGCCAGCAGACGATTGTGTTGACAGTGCCTGACCGACCCGCTCAGGTTTGTATAGATCCACGCCAGTTGCTCATTGAGTGGCAGGTAACAGACAACCACAAACGCGTGGAGTCAACCCCATAG
- a CDS encoding winged helix-turn-helix domain-containing protein, giving the protein MAILVMEEHVDFGYLKEALQLTDGNLGSHLRALEEASYLQVEKRFVGRRPNTRYKATPAGKAAFQQHLDALENLILKSRNAE; this is encoded by the coding sequence ATGGCGATCCTGGTGATGGAAGAGCACGTGGACTTTGGATACCTGAAGGAGGCTTTGCAGCTGACTGATGGCAACCTGGGCAGTCATCTGCGAGCACTGGAGGAGGCCTCTTACCTGCAGGTAGAGAAACGTTTTGTGGGACGCAGACCCAATACGCGCTACAAAGCCACGCCGGCCGGAAAAGCGGCTTTCCAACAGCACCTGGACGCACTAGAAAACCTGATTTTAAAAAGCAGAAACGCCGAGTGA
- a CDS encoding ABC transporter permease/M1 family aminopeptidase encodes MRKGWEIFRFEFAYQLQRPWTWLSMAVMMVFALFATRVAILPVTLPQDFILNSPFIITSVSVFSCQIWLLLAPVVAGEVAARDVQTRMHPLLYTSPISKAAYFGGRFFAALALQALILFGVQVGSLLAVYGPGANPDLVGPFRPAAYLAAYGFVALTNALIATAFQFSLALFTGRSMASYFGSLMLFFLSYPVTFTLYFSGLHERALLADPIGVMAIMNEMMSNWTLVEKNKRLFTLEGAMLGNRVLWLGIALGTLGLVYLRFRFAHRATAPQWSPWRRWMVPGLPAPETGSPSRPAPSVPQVQPSLGFAGHLHQTGAILRSSFRWIVTSPGGLFLLVAFPLLLTAMMLVELQHWGVPLLPRTPHLLTKYLTGALTSPTNYWVMVPLFTLYYAGELVWRERDAGLNEQVDAMPVPEWVFFLGKFLGLGLVLALLMAIVVVVGVTVQVIRGYYTFQLGRYVQVLLGLQLTDYLLFAALAFTVQAVVSQKYLGHIVALVAYLLMVFSSFLGIEHPLLVYASGPDWSLTDLRGWGGSVGPWLWFRGYWAAWALLLALLTRLLWVRGQVSGFKQRLHLVRLRFTQATAGVAAVALGSILLLGGFLFYHTNVLHEYLTEDALVQRRADYERRYGQYEGIPQPQRTATRLQVDLHPDRRAATIRGRYRLVNRHQVPIDSVHLEPAFYVKTHVTFDRPARAVVADELLGHFIYALDEPLLPGDSLTLCFEVQFAPQGFGTGGLRHNGAGQAILENGTYLTGSAFPVIGYQPQRELWSADDRRQHGLPRQLTLPPPGDLDPHQAAGSAGTFEAIVSTATDQIAVAPGELRRTWRKAGRRYFHYVSEVPIGGMEVFFSADYTFHREQWRGVDVQVYVHPGHAEHLERLLRSARASLDYYTTQFGPYPYRFLQLIEQPGNFLGMGVDGSGVLTAGEGFFLLDPRGYGFDAIFEIVAHEMGHQWWGMQLKPAFAEGGGVLSESLAWYSAMQLVKHEKGREALRRFVRVMRQPNPWPPMRTGLPLLRAMDPWANYRKGPYAMHALSEYVGEARVNGALCTLLQKKKSSLATTLDLYRELQAVTPDSLRPLLHDLFAATTFWTFDTKQATAQPTAAGAWQVQFEVEARKVVVDSAGRETERPVDQWVEVGIFAAPAPGVATPGERLGKPLYVQKHFIRSGTQTIQVTVPHRPTHGGLDPYHLLDWQEGDNIENIQALMP; translated from the coding sequence ATGAGAAAAGGCTGGGAAATTTTTCGCTTTGAGTTCGCCTACCAACTCCAGCGGCCGTGGACCTGGCTTTCGATGGCGGTGATGATGGTCTTTGCGCTCTTTGCCACGAGGGTCGCGATCCTGCCCGTGACGCTTCCCCAGGATTTTATTCTCAATTCACCGTTCATCATCACGTCCGTCTCCGTATTCAGCTGTCAGATCTGGTTGCTGCTCGCCCCGGTCGTGGCGGGTGAAGTCGCGGCGCGGGACGTGCAAACCCGCATGCATCCGCTCCTCTACACGAGTCCGATCAGCAAAGCCGCTTACTTCGGGGGACGTTTCTTTGCCGCCCTGGCCCTACAGGCCCTCATCCTGTTCGGCGTACAGGTGGGCAGTCTCCTCGCCGTCTATGGCCCCGGCGCGAACCCCGACCTTGTCGGCCCGTTCCGTCCAGCGGCCTACCTGGCTGCCTACGGCTTCGTGGCGCTGACCAACGCACTCATCGCGACGGCGTTCCAGTTCTCCCTGGCGCTGTTCACCGGCCGGTCCATGGCCAGCTATTTCGGCAGTCTGATGCTCTTTTTTCTCTCGTATCCCGTAACGTTCACCCTGTATTTCTCTGGGTTGCACGAGCGGGCACTGCTGGCGGACCCCATTGGCGTCATGGCAATCATGAATGAGATGATGTCCAACTGGACCCTGGTGGAAAAGAATAAGCGCCTCTTCACCCTCGAAGGCGCCATGCTCGGGAACCGGGTGCTCTGGCTCGGCATCGCGCTGGGCACGCTCGGTCTGGTCTACCTGCGCTTTCGCTTTGCGCACCGGGCGACCGCCCCGCAGTGGAGCCCGTGGCGGCGGTGGATGGTGCCCGGCCTGCCCGCACCGGAAACCGGCTCTCCTTCTCGACCCGCACCCTCCGTCCCACAGGTCCAGCCCTCGCTGGGTTTCGCTGGCCACCTGCATCAAACCGGGGCGATCCTACGCAGCTCCTTCCGGTGGATCGTCACGAGTCCGGGCGGACTCTTTCTGCTCGTGGCGTTTCCGCTGCTGCTGACCGCCATGATGCTGGTGGAGCTACAGCACTGGGGCGTGCCCCTGCTGCCGCGGACGCCTCATCTCCTGACCAAGTACCTCACCGGCGCGCTTACCTCGCCGACGAACTACTGGGTGATGGTGCCGCTTTTCACCCTTTACTACGCGGGCGAACTGGTCTGGCGGGAACGCGACGCGGGACTCAACGAGCAGGTAGACGCGATGCCGGTACCGGAATGGGTGTTTTTCCTCGGCAAGTTCCTAGGCCTGGGGCTAGTCCTCGCCCTGCTGATGGCGATCGTCGTCGTGGTTGGGGTCACAGTGCAGGTGATCCGGGGCTACTACACGTTCCAGCTCGGGCGGTACGTGCAAGTGCTGCTAGGGCTGCAACTCACCGACTACCTCCTTTTTGCCGCACTTGCCTTCACCGTGCAGGCCGTGGTGTCACAAAAATACCTTGGGCACATCGTGGCCCTGGTCGCCTACCTGCTCATGGTCTTTTCCTCGTTTCTCGGCATCGAGCACCCCCTGCTCGTCTACGCCTCGGGGCCGGACTGGTCGCTGACGGACCTGCGCGGCTGGGGAGGGTCAGTGGGTCCCTGGCTGTGGTTCCGAGGGTACTGGGCAGCGTGGGCGCTGTTGCTCGCGCTGCTCACCCGGCTGCTGTGGGTGCGGGGCCAGGTGTCTGGATTTAAACAGCGTTTGCACCTGGTGCGCCTACGCTTTACGCAGGCAACGGCCGGCGTCGCGGCGGTGGCGCTCGGAAGCATCCTCCTGCTGGGAGGGTTCCTTTTTTACCACACGAACGTGCTGCACGAATACCTCACCGAGGACGCGTTGGTGCAACGCCGCGCCGACTACGAGCGCAGGTACGGGCAGTACGAAGGCATTCCCCAGCCGCAACGGACCGCCACCCGGCTGCAGGTCGACCTTCACCCTGACCGGAGAGCGGCCACGATCCGCGGCCGCTACCGCCTCGTGAACCGCCATCAGGTACCCATTGATTCCGTGCACCTGGAGCCGGCGTTCTACGTGAAGACCCACGTCACGTTTGACCGACCGGCGCGCGCCGTGGTTGCCGATGAACTCCTCGGTCACTTCATCTACGCGCTGGACGAGCCGCTCCTGCCCGGCGACTCCCTGACCCTTTGTTTTGAGGTGCAGTTCGCCCCCCAGGGGTTCGGCACCGGTGGCCTCCGCCACAACGGCGCGGGCCAGGCGATCCTGGAGAACGGCACCTACCTCACGGGCAGCGCGTTCCCCGTCATCGGCTACCAGCCGCAGCGCGAGCTATGGAGTGCCGACGACCGCCGCCAGCACGGCCTGCCACGACAACTCACCCTGCCCCCACCCGGCGACCTTGATCCGCATCAGGCGGCGGGCAGCGCGGGTACCTTTGAGGCGATCGTCAGCACCGCCACCGATCAGATCGCTGTGGCCCCGGGCGAGCTGCGACGCACGTGGCGCAAGGCGGGACGACGCTATTTCCACTACGTCAGCGAGGTGCCGATCGGAGGCATGGAGGTCTTTTTTTCCGCCGACTACACTTTCCACCGGGAGCAGTGGCGGGGCGTGGACGTCCAGGTCTATGTGCACCCCGGTCACGCGGAACACCTCGAGCGCCTGCTCCGCAGTGCCCGCGCGTCGTTGGACTACTACACGACTCAGTTCGGCCCCTATCCCTACCGTTTTTTACAGCTCATCGAACAGCCCGGCAACTTTCTCGGCATGGGTGTCGACGGCAGCGGCGTGCTCACCGCCGGCGAGGGCTTCTTCCTCCTGGACCCGCGGGGCTACGGGTTCGACGCGATCTTCGAGATTGTGGCACACGAAATGGGGCACCAGTGGTGGGGCATGCAGCTCAAGCCTGCTTTCGCCGAGGGAGGAGGCGTCCTTTCCGAAAGCCTGGCCTGGTACTCCGCCATGCAGCTGGTGAAGCACGAGAAGGGCCGGGAAGCGCTACGGCGGTTTGTGCGGGTAATGCGCCAGCCGAACCCCTGGCCCCCGATGCGGACGGGCCTGCCCCTGCTCCGCGCCATGGACCCCTGGGCCAACTACCGCAAAGGGCCCTACGCCATGCACGCCCTCAGCGAGTACGTGGGCGAGGCCCGGGTGAACGGGGCCCTTTGTACGCTGCTGCAGAAAAAGAAGTCCTCCCTGGCCACGACCCTCGACCTGTACCGGGAGCTGCAAGCGGTGACGCCGGATTCGCTCCGCCCCCTGCTGCACGACCTGTTTGCGGCAACTACGTTCTGGACCTTCGACACGAAGCAGGCGACGGCGCAGCCGACGGCGGCGGGTGCCTGGCAGGTGCAGTTCGAGGTAGAGGCCCGTAAGGTCGTGGTCGACAGCGCCGGCCGGGAAACCGAGCGGCCCGTCGATCAGTGGGTCGAGGTCGGGATCTTCGCCGCCCCTGCGCCGGGCGTGGCGACTCCCGGCGAACGGCTGGGCAAGCCGCTGTACGTGCAGAAGCATTTCATCCGCTCCGGCACGCAAACGATCCAGGTTACGGTGCCTCACCGGCCGACCCATGGCGGCCTTGACCCCTACCACCTCCTCGACTGGCAGGAAGGCGATAACATCGAGAACATTCAGGCGCTAATGCCATGA
- a CDS encoding oxygenase MpaB family protein — protein sequence MSSAYFVDPHSVVRQIWGKADTILFIFAGASAEFALSKAVDWLYFTGRLPADPLARLFSTVAFARTIVFSERASALRAIDAMASIHAQVEAKRGIRIPDWAYRDVLFMLIDYSIRSYERLERKLSRAEKEDVFQVFHQVGRRMGVPGLPDDFDTWATMRQQHLHQNLQGSPYTEDLFRQYKKSVGRMRYWFLRETQTLLVPQHVRALLGFRDYAFISPLLDFYKWSRHLKLDVVVKALFLPRQYQTEIKGLDSMTAHDPTMGFHKEH from the coding sequence ATGAGTAGCGCGTATTTTGTAGATCCACACTCGGTGGTACGGCAGATCTGGGGAAAAGCGGACACCATCCTGTTCATCTTTGCGGGCGCGTCCGCCGAGTTTGCGCTCAGCAAAGCGGTAGACTGGCTGTATTTTACCGGACGCCTTCCGGCCGATCCGCTGGCCAGGCTTTTCTCCACGGTGGCCTTCGCCCGCACCATCGTCTTTTCAGAGCGGGCGTCAGCTCTCCGCGCGATTGATGCGATGGCGTCGATCCACGCTCAGGTAGAAGCGAAACGGGGGATACGCATTCCCGACTGGGCTTACCGGGATGTCCTCTTCATGCTGATCGACTACTCGATCCGCTCCTATGAGCGGCTGGAACGCAAGCTAAGTAGAGCGGAAAAAGAGGACGTATTCCAGGTTTTCCATCAGGTTGGCCGTCGGATGGGCGTGCCAGGGTTGCCTGACGATTTTGATACGTGGGCAACCATGCGGCAACAACACCTGCACCAGAATCTTCAGGGTAGTCCCTATACAGAAGATTTATTCCGTCAGTATAAAAAAAGCGTGGGAAGGATGCGTTATTGGTTTCTGCGGGAAACCCAGACACTACTGGTGCCGCAGCACGTGCGTGCATTGCTCGGTTTTCGAGACTACGCTTTTATCTCTCCTTTACTTGATTTCTACAAATGGAGTCGACATCTGAAGCTGGATGTAGTTGTAAAAGCGCTTTTTCTGCCGAGGCAGTATCAAACAGAGATCAAGGGGTTAGACAGCATGACTGCTCATGATCCGACCATGGGTTTTCATAAGGAGCATTAG
- a CDS encoding replication initiation protein: MASSEKKKRDYVWQSNELVNARFTFQRLEQRIFLQTIASIRRDDNEFRDVDIDIRDMLGYELGGTAYQMIRDTCSSLLGKKIEMEDDVELRQSTRRRYRGYVLFTTVQYVEGTNTIKARLSPEIMPFLLQLKSKFTKAELDELMELDSHYSYRIYWLLKQFASFRATRDIQIDELKSMFRLEGKYDRYVDFRKNVIDQAQAELADTEMAFDYETITHKRRAVAIRFKLLKHKSDQLDLFAVQGPPPQLNHEKEVLWSPENPIWDPSYDSKFAPDERFVAIDLYRASRMLVTNGVDPQGCERWYQAMILHKLTPKYVISICKQAQEAVPQRSGKLTMATLRKRGGWIHKQFSDFLLLGDPK; encoded by the coding sequence ATGGCGAGTTCGGAAAAAAAGAAGAGAGACTATGTCTGGCAATCCAACGAGTTGGTAAATGCACGATTTACATTCCAACGTCTTGAACAGCGGATTTTTTTACAGACTATCGCATCAATCCGACGTGATGACAATGAGTTCCGAGATGTAGATATTGACATTCGCGATATGCTAGGGTATGAACTCGGTGGGACAGCATATCAGATGATCCGTGATACCTGTAGTTCTCTTTTGGGAAAGAAGATTGAGATGGAAGATGATGTTGAATTACGCCAAAGCACTCGTCGACGCTACCGAGGATATGTGTTGTTTACCACGGTACAGTATGTAGAGGGGACAAATACTATCAAAGCGCGGTTATCTCCGGAAATCATGCCGTTTCTCTTACAGCTGAAATCAAAATTCACTAAAGCGGAGCTGGACGAGCTGATGGAGCTAGATAGCCATTATTCGTATCGCATTTACTGGCTGCTAAAGCAGTTTGCGTCATTTCGAGCCACACGTGATATCCAGATCGATGAGCTCAAGTCTATGTTTCGTCTTGAAGGAAAGTATGATCGCTACGTAGATTTTCGTAAAAACGTAATTGATCAGGCACAGGCCGAGTTGGCCGACACTGAAATGGCTTTTGATTACGAAACTATCACGCATAAGCGTCGGGCTGTAGCAATTCGATTCAAACTACTTAAACATAAATCAGATCAACTTGACTTGTTTGCTGTTCAAGGACCACCTCCTCAGCTTAATCACGAAAAGGAGGTGCTCTGGTCTCCCGAAAACCCAATTTGGGATCCAAGCTACGATTCGAAGTTTGCACCAGATGAGCGCTTTGTCGCCATTGACCTATACAGAGCTTCCAGGATGTTGGTAACCAACGGTGTAGATCCCCAAGGGTGTGAACGATGGTATCAAGCAATGATACTACACAAACTCACTCCTAAATATGTGATCAGTATCTGTAAACAGGCTCAGGAAGCCGTGCCTCAAAGGAGTGGGAAACTGACTATGGCTACGTTGCGCAAGCGGGGAGGCTGGATTCATAAACAATTTTCAGATTTTCTACTATTGGGTGATCCTAAGTAG